One window from the genome of Verrucomicrobiia bacterium encodes:
- the rbfA gene encoding 30S ribosome-binding factor RbfA: MESNNRRLARVRELLKQEIARILREELDLNDVGLLTVNAVGVGRDLRSAVVFLGFVGTPAQRRRAPEVLAEQGGLIRSRVGANVRLKFTPEIRFQLDDSIEQGNRVLALLDALEREAPSPSPAPPTGS; the protein is encoded by the coding sequence ATGGAATCGAACAACCGCCGCCTTGCCCGGGTCCGCGAGCTGCTCAAGCAGGAAATCGCCCGCATTCTCCGGGAGGAACTCGACCTCAACGACGTCGGACTGTTGACGGTGAACGCCGTGGGGGTCGGACGCGACCTGCGGTCGGCGGTCGTGTTCCTCGGATTTGTCGGCACCCCGGCCCAGCGCCGGCGTGCCCCCGAGGTTCTTGCCGAACAGGGCGGACTGATCCGCTCCCGCGTCGGGGCCAACGTCCGGCTGAAATTCACCCCGGAAATCCGGTTCCAGCTCGATGACTCCATTGAACAGGGCAACCGCGTCCTCGCGCTGCTCGACGCCCTCGAGCGCGAGGCCCCCTCTCCCTCACCGGCTCCCCCCACCGGCTCCTGA